The nucleotide window GCTCTCGGCCGTACCGATCATCGCGATGTAGCCCTCGCTGGCGATCTTCCGGGCCAGGTTGGTGCCGACGGTGGGGTCGGCCTGGTCGTCGAAGACGCCCAGCTCGATCTGGCGGCCGTTGATGCCGCCGGCCTTGTTCCATTCGTCGACGGCGAGCCGGGCGCCCTTGAGTTCCCAGGCGCCGAGCGAGCTCAGCTGGCCGCTCTGCGCGTCGACGACGGCGATCTTGATGGGTCCGGAGTCGTCTTTCGAGGAGTCGTTGTCGCCGCCGGGGGCGCTGCAGCCCGCGGCGAGGACGAGGGCCAGGGTGGCGACGGCGGCTATGCGGAGTCGGGACATGTGCGTCTCACCTCTATCTTTCGAAAACCCCTCGATAGATGTCCTTGATGTTCCAGTGCCCGGGGGTCGGCACCGGCTCATTGACCATCGGTACGTCCAGCACCGCCGGACGGCGTCGCTGGATCGCGGTGCGCAGCGCGGCGCCGAGCTCGTCCGGTTCCGCGATGAGATGGCCGTCCGCGCCGCAGGCCCGGCCGTACGCGGCGAAGTCCGGGCTGTACGGCCGCCCGTCCGGGTCGACGAAGTCGCAGCCGTAGCTGCGGCCGAAGTAGGTCGACTGGAGGTCGGAGATGGTGCCGTGCGCCCGGTTGTTCATCACCAGGAAGATCACCGGCAGGCCCCGCTCGACCGCCATCGGCACGGCCGGCAGCTGCGCGCTCATCCCGCCGTCGCCGACGAGCGCGACCACCACCCGGTCGGGCTGGGCGAGCTGCACGCCCAGCGCGGCGGCCGGTCCGAAGCCCATTGTGGACGCGCCGCCGGGCGTGATGAACCGGCCTTGCGCGGGCAGCGGGTAGCACTGCGCGACGCCGTTCTTGTTCCAGCCGACGTCGGTGACCAGCACCGCGTCGGCCGGCAGCGCGGCGCGCAGGTCGGCGAGGATCCGCTCGGGGCGCAGCGGGAACGCGTCGCTGCGGCCGCGCTCCGCGCTGGCCGCGAACAGCTCCGTGCGGGCCTTGTGAATCCGCTCGCGCAGGTCGGGCCGGGAGACCCGGTCCGGGTGCCGGCGGCGGACGGCGCCGGCGATCGCGGGTACGGCGATCGCGGCGTCGGCCACCACCCCGATCTCGACCGGGTAGTTGCGGCCGATCTCGGCCGGGTCGATGTCGATCTGGATCAGGCGCGAGGGCGGGAAGTTCCACGTGTACGCCGGATCCCACGAGCTCGCGTCGGTCTCGGCGAACCGGGTCGCGATGGCCAGCACCACGTCGGCGTCGCGGGCGTAGTCGTTGGTGACCTCGAGGCCCCAGAAGCCGGTCATGCCCAGGACCAGGGGGTGCTCGTCGGGCAGCGCGCCCTTGGCCATCAGCGAGTGCGCGACCGGGATGTCGAGGTGCTCGGCCAGGTCAAGCAGCGCCCGCCGGCCCGCGTCGCCGCCCAGGCCGCCGCCGAGGTAGATCAGCGGGCGCTCGGCCCCGGTCAGCAGCGCGGCGATCCGGTCCGCGTCGGCCTCCGTCAGCCCGGGCCGGGTGGCGTGGCCGACGAGCGGGTACGCCCCGGCGCTGTCGGCGGGCAGCGGCCGGGAGAAGAGGTCCATCGGCACGTTGAGCAGGACCGCGCCCGGCCTGCCCGAGGTGGCCGTCCAGAAGGCGCGCTCGGTGAACCGGGGCAGGTCCTCGGCCCGGCGCACGTGCCAGGCGCGCTTGACGAACGGGCGGTAGACGGCCGTCTGGTCCGCGTCGGCGTGGAGGTTGATCTCCTGATGCGGGTGCCGACCGTGCATATAGGACGGGATGTCACCGGCGATGGCGACCAGCGGCACCGAGTCCAGTGCGGCCGTCGCCACGCCGGTCACCGCGTTCAGCATGCCGGGGCCGACGTGCGTCAGCAGCACGCCGGGCCGGCCGGTGGCGCGGGCGTACCCGTCCGCGGCGTGCGCGGCGGTCTGCTCGTGGCGGGCGATGACGAACTCGATGCCGCTGCGGCCGATGGCGTCCAGCAGGGCGATGTTGGTGTGCCCGCAGGTGCCGAAGACGTATTCGACGCCGTACGACTCGAGCTGCCGTACCAGCGCGTCCGCGGCGGTGCCGTTGCCCTCGCTCATGTCTCTCCCCAGACGGACATCCCGCGCAGCAGCAGGGTCTTGACCACGGTGAATTCGTCGATCATGTGCCGCGGTGACTCGCGGCCGAAGCCGGAGTCCTTGACGCCGCCGAACGGCACGTGGTCGAGCCGGAAGTTGGACGAGCCGTTGACGATCAGGCCGCCGACCTCGAGCTCACGCCAGGCCGTGACAATCCGGCCGATGTCGCGGGTGAACAGGCCGGCCTGCAGGCCGTACCGGCTGGTGTTGCACGCCGCGAGCACGGCGTCGAAGGAGTCGTACGGCAGCACCGAGACCAGCGCGCCGAAGACCTCCCGGGTGACCACGTCGGCGTCCTCGCGCGGGCCGGCGACCACTGTCGGCGCGACCGTCGCGCCGTCGCGGGTGCCGCCGAGGGTGACGACCGCCCCGCCGGCGGCGGCCGCGGCGGCCCAGCCGACGACGCGCTCGGCGGCCCGCTCGTCCACCATCGTGCCGACGTCGGTGTCCGGGTCCAGCGGGTCGCCGACCCGCAGCGCGGCCACCTCGGCGGTGAACGCCGCCAGGAACTCGTCGTAGCGCGTGCGGTGCACGTAGACCCGCTGCACCGAGATGCAGCTCTGCCCGGAGTTGGTGTAGCCGGTGCGGGCGCAGACCCGGGCGGCCGCCGCGATGTCCGCGTCCTCGCAGACGATGGTGGCGGCGTTTCCACCCAACTCGAGGACGAGGCGCTTGGCGCCGGCCGCCCGGGCGACGGCGTCGCCGGTGGCGGCGCTGCCGGTGAAGCTGATGACACCGATCTCCGGTGCCGCGCAGAGCGCCGCGCCGATCTCTCCACCGCCGTGCAGCAGCTGCACCGCCTCGACCGGCGCGCCCGCCTCGAGCAGCAGGGCGACGAGCGCCGCGGTGACCGCGGGCGCCTGCGGCGGCGCCTTGACGATCGTGGTGTTCCCGGCGGCGAACGCGGCGCCGAGCTTGTGTGCGAGCAGGTTGGCCGGCGCGTTGAACGGGGTGATGGCCAGCGCCACCCCGACCGGGGCGCGGTAGGTGACGGCGGTGTTGCCGACGCCGCGCGCCCAGCCGGCGACCGGGAGCATGTCGCCGCCGATCCGGCGGGCCTCGGCGGCGCAGACCGCGAACGTGTCGGCCACCCGGTCGAGCTCGCCGAGCCCGTCGCGCACCGGCTTGCCCAGTTCGAGGGCGATCAGGGCGGCGAAGTCCTCGCGGCGCGCCGAGGCCAGCCGTGCCGCGTTCTCCAGGATCGCGGCCCGCGTGGCGGGGGCCGCCCTTCCGACCGTTCTGGTGTTGCGGTGGGCGTAGTGAACCGCTGCGTGGACCTCGGAGATGGTCGCGGTCCGTGCCCTGCTGACCACCGTCCGGGTGTACGGGCCGATCCGCTCCGCGGTGCTCCCCTCGGTGATCCAAGCGCCTGCGAGCAGCGCGGGAGCGGGGGCGACGGCGCCGGGTACCGCTGCCTTGAGTATCGGGTCGAGCATCGGCGGACACCTCCTCGGGCCGATCTTTTGGATGGACCATCAGGCGGTCTATTGGACCACTGTGCGGACTAGGTGTAACGTACGGGCGACCGCTGCTTCCTGGCAATAGGGCGGGTCGGAAAAGTTACCGCCCGATGAACGGGGTAGCCGGGCGGCAGAATCGGGCTGCCCGTGAATCGTGTCGGCGCCGCGTCGGGCGCCAGGAAGTGAGGAACCGTGCAGCCCAC belongs to Amorphoplanes digitatis and includes:
- a CDS encoding thiamine pyrophosphate-binding protein — protein: MSEGNGTAADALVRQLESYGVEYVFGTCGHTNIALLDAIGRSGIEFVIARHEQTAAHAADGYARATGRPGVLLTHVGPGMLNAVTGVATAALDSVPLVAIAGDIPSYMHGRHPHQEINLHADADQTAVYRPFVKRAWHVRRAEDLPRFTERAFWTATSGRPGAVLLNVPMDLFSRPLPADSAGAYPLVGHATRPGLTEADADRIAALLTGAERPLIYLGGGLGGDAGRRALLDLAEHLDIPVAHSLMAKGALPDEHPLVLGMTGFWGLEVTNDYARDADVVLAIATRFAETDASSWDPAYTWNFPPSRLIQIDIDPAEIGRNYPVEIGVVADAAIAVPAIAGAVRRRHPDRVSRPDLRERIHKARTELFAASAERGRSDAFPLRPERILADLRAALPADAVLVTDVGWNKNGVAQCYPLPAQGRFITPGGASTMGFGPAAALGVQLAQPDRVVVALVGDGGMSAQLPAVPMAVERGLPVIFLVMNNRAHGTISDLQSTYFGRSYGCDFVDPDGRPYSPDFAAYGRACGADGHLIAEPDELGAALRTAIQRRRPAVLDVPMVNEPVPTPGHWNIKDIYRGVFER
- a CDS encoding aldehyde dehydrogenase family protein, translated to MLDPILKAAVPGAVAPAPALLAGAWITEGSTAERIGPYTRTVVSRARTATISEVHAAVHYAHRNTRTVGRAAPATRAAILENAARLASARREDFAALIALELGKPVRDGLGELDRVADTFAVCAAEARRIGGDMLPVAGWARGVGNTAVTYRAPVGVALAITPFNAPANLLAHKLGAAFAAGNTTIVKAPPQAPAVTAALVALLLEAGAPVEAVQLLHGGGEIGAALCAAPEIGVISFTGSAATGDAVARAAGAKRLVLELGGNAATIVCEDADIAAAARVCARTGYTNSGQSCISVQRVYVHRTRYDEFLAAFTAEVAALRVGDPLDPDTDVGTMVDERAAERVVGWAAAAAAGGAVVTLGGTRDGATVAPTVVAGPREDADVVTREVFGALVSVLPYDSFDAVLAACNTSRYGLQAGLFTRDIGRIVTAWRELEVGGLIVNGSSNFRLDHVPFGGVKDSGFGRESPRHMIDEFTVVKTLLLRGMSVWGET